A genomic region of Anopheles coustani chromosome 3, idAnoCousDA_361_x.2, whole genome shotgun sequence contains the following coding sequences:
- the LOC131260400 gene encoding probable galactose-1-phosphate uridylyltransferase codes for MFEPTDHQHRRYNPLNGQWVLVSPHRMKRPWSGQEETPQRNDLPEFDPTNPLCPGVVRSNGLKNPIYESTFVFTNDFPALLEGVPEPPASDDPLFQIAPAQGTCRVMCFHPKSNKTLPLMTPKEIRNVIDAWIAEFRSLAQRYCWVQIFENKGATMGCSNPHPHCQIWACSFLPNEPQVKDEKLREYYAKHGRPLLDDYVQRELIKRERIVIENPDWLVVVPFWAVWPFETMLISRNGNKRLSDLTVQQINNLAIVIKELTTKYDNLFKCSFPYSMGWHGAPTAEMAGSADADRHWTLHAIYYPPLLRSATVRKFMVGFELLCQSQRDLTPEQAADRLRGLCGKRHFSANVLS; via the exons ATGTTCGAGCCGACGGATCATCAGCACCGGCGCTACAATCCGCTGAACGGGCAGTGGGTTCTCGTTAGTCCGCATCGCATGAAACGACCTTGGTCGGGTCAGGAGGAAACGCCACAGCGGAACGATTTGCCGGAGTTCGACCCCACCAATCCGCTCTGCCCGGGAGTGGTCCGCTCGAATGGACTC AAAAACCCCATCTACGAGTCGACGTTTGTGTTTACGAACGATTTCCCGGCCCTGCTCGAGGGCGTGCCGGAACCGCCGGCAAGTGACGACCCACTGTTTCAGATTGCCCCGGCCCAGGGCACCTGCCGGGTGATGTGCTTCCACCCGAAGTCAAACAAAACGCTTCCCCTGATGACGCCGAAGGAGATACGGAACGTGATCGACGCGTGGATTGCGGAATTCCGCTCGCTGGCGCAGCGCTACTGCTGGGTGCAGATCTTCGAGAACAAGGGCGCCACGATGGGCTGCTCGAATCCGCATCCGCACTGTCAGATATGGGCCTGCTCGTTCCTACCGAACGAGCCGCAGGTTAAGGACGAGAAGTTGCGCGAATACTACGCCAAGCATGGCAGACCGCTGCTGGACGACTACGTGCAGCGGGAGCTGATTAAGCGG GAGCGGATCGTGATCGAAAATCCCGACTGGCTCGTGGTGGTTCCGTTCTGGGCCGTGTGGCCCTTCGAAACGATGCTCATCTCGCGCAACGGCAACAAGCGCCTCTCGGACCTGACGGTGCAGCAGATCAACAATCTCGCGATCGTGATCAAGGAACTGACGACCAAGTACGACAATCTCTTCAAGTGCTCGTTCCCGTACAGCATGGGCTGGCACGGGGCGCCGACGGCGGAGATGGCCGGTTCGGCCGATGCGGACCGGCACTGGACGCTGCACGCCATCTACTACCCACCGCTGCTGCGTTCGGCCACGGTGCGCAAGTTTATGGTGGGCTTCGAGTTGCTTTGCCAATCTCAGCGTGATCTAACGCCCGAACAGGCGGCCGACCGGCTGCGGGGACTTTGTGGCAAACGGCACTTCAGTGCGAACGTTCTTTCCTGA